One window of Candidatus Methylomirabilota bacterium genomic DNA carries:
- a CDS encoding sugar-binding domain-containing protein — MKLISHRPGELKQMVQCLELYYRQGRSQKDIASALGVSAATVSRLLKRAFDEGLVRVELDLPRTQELETALTERFGLRDVVVIAAGGRSDVKEELGVAAAAYFEKVAANGMRVGLSCGFTLYHTIRALRERRVRDLALYPLSGESTLKLVDLSPNTLVGMMAAKYRPPVTAYALPVQHLVSLRQIERERRRLLRDPEVRQIYEAAQAVDIALVGVGQIGEQTPGFCSLAESYGVSVKRLREFGIVGEINYQPFDAEGRIVDEPELRALMRRVLSVGGERLQELSRRDDRYVIAVAGGKSKIEAVRGALRGRFMNVLVTDEDVAQAVLKR; from the coding sequence ATGAAATTAATTTCTCACCGCCCCGGCGAGCTGAAGCAGATGGTGCAGTGCCTGGAGCTCTACTACCGCCAGGGGCGCAGCCAGAAGGACATCGCCAGCGCCCTGGGCGTGTCGGCGGCCACCGTCTCCCGGCTGCTCAAGCGCGCCTTCGACGAGGGCCTGGTCCGCGTGGAGCTGGATCTCCCCCGCACCCAGGAGCTGGAGACGGCCCTGACCGAGCGCTTCGGCCTGCGCGACGTGGTGGTCATCGCCGCCGGCGGCCGCAGCGACGTGAAGGAAGAGCTGGGGGTGGCCGCCGCGGCCTACTTCGAGAAGGTCGCCGCCAACGGCATGCGGGTGGGCCTCTCCTGTGGTTTCACGCTCTATCACACCATCCGGGCCCTGCGGGAGCGCCGGGTCCGCGACCTGGCGCTCTATCCCCTCTCCGGAGAAAGCACGCTGAAGCTGGTGGACCTGTCGCCCAACACGCTGGTGGGCATGATGGCGGCCAAGTACCGTCCCCCCGTGACGGCCTACGCCCTGCCGGTGCAGCACCTGGTCTCCCTCCGGCAGATCGAGCGCGAGCGGCGACGGCTCTTGCGCGACCCCGAGGTCCGGCAGATCTACGAGGCGGCCCAGGCGGTGGACATCGCGCTGGTCGGCGTCGGCCAGATCGGCGAGCAGACGCCGGGCTTCTGCTCCCTGGCCGAGTCCTACGGCGTGAGCGTCAAGCGGCTGCGGGAGTTCGGGATCGTGGGCGAGATCAACTACCAGCCCTTCGACGCCGAGGGCCGGATCGTCGACGAGCCCGAACTGCGGGCGCTGATGCGGCGGGTCCTGTCGGTGGGGGGCGAGCGCCTGCAGGAGCTGTCGCGCCGTGACGACCGCTATGTCATCGCCGTGGCCGGCGGCAAGTCGAAGATCGAGGCGGTGCGCGGCGCGCTGCGGGGCCGGTTCATGAACGTCTTGGTGACCGACGAGGATGTCGCCCAAGCGGTCCTCAAGCGCTAA
- a CDS encoding fructose 1,6-bisphosphatase, with the protein MAAKRYGPADGKLQPKMADYHQSKDELAGLPQTVAEKIPVTNSPNIFSYKAYVFAKNPALVQRYIKATKADVGGVGGHVVAAEEVKSIVAKFVLDNNAYRGQPIFTSLIVTHTGDDVAVTGIMAETVDMSVVDELMWDALQEGAHKAAELGLYGPGQDLVADAFTGNLRGAGPATVALPMPVRKDNASQTVLVSFADKTEPMAFNYYATGAYLLPRFNTGLVIASSKMKRGYILDIVDLDTKAQAIEAGAHPRDQRALDGKMEELAKGLQEKVVRLRAPEDLYDIEGLCRSSRFVVARIWSRNDKGEADQLGYICSAERLHNIKTKKGFTYGGKDDPVLLAFAQGDWPAPGEITSPWAACPMVAGDCRGSHYLHILPMPINSQTSFWSGPIISAVTLSCNIHTGRIGAISDQFALGTPWDEVRRRASELAIQFRLAHGIKQPATLPEDELEYQEGWKERRARLERQFEVKPPLTFGTNGNGAAGGEGAGARGAVGRRGRPQEID; encoded by the coding sequence ATGGCGGCCAAGCGATACGGCCCGGCCGACGGCAAGCTGCAACCCAAGATGGCCGACTACCACCAGTCCAAGGACGAGCTGGCTGGCCTTCCCCAGACCGTGGCCGAAAAGATCCCCGTCACCAACTCGCCGAACATCTTCTCGTACAAGGCCTACGTCTTCGCCAAGAACCCGGCGCTCGTCCAGCGCTACATCAAGGCGACCAAGGCCGACGTGGGGGGCGTCGGTGGTCACGTCGTGGCCGCCGAGGAAGTGAAGTCGATCGTGGCCAAGTTCGTCCTCGACAACAACGCCTACCGGGGGCAGCCGATCTTCACGTCGCTGATCGTCACGCACACCGGCGACGACGTCGCCGTCACCGGGATCATGGCGGAGACGGTGGACATGAGCGTGGTCGACGAGCTGATGTGGGACGCCCTCCAGGAGGGCGCCCACAAGGCGGCCGAGCTGGGGCTCTACGGGCCGGGCCAGGACCTGGTCGCCGATGCGTTCACGGGAAATCTGCGCGGCGCGGGCCCGGCGACGGTGGCGTTGCCGATGCCGGTGCGCAAGGACAACGCCTCGCAGACGGTGCTCGTCTCCTTCGCCGACAAGACGGAGCCGATGGCATTCAACTACTACGCCACCGGCGCCTACCTGCTGCCCCGTTTCAACACCGGCCTCGTCATCGCCTCGTCGAAGATGAAGCGCGGCTATATCCTGGACATCGTCGACCTCGACACCAAGGCCCAAGCCATCGAGGCGGGCGCGCATCCGCGCGACCAGCGCGCGCTGGACGGCAAGATGGAGGAGCTGGCCAAGGGACTTCAAGAGAAAGTAGTGAGGCTGCGCGCGCCCGAGGACCTCTACGACATCGAAGGCCTCTGCCGGTCGTCGCGCTTCGTGGTGGCGCGGATCTGGAGCCGCAACGACAAGGGCGAGGCGGACCAGCTCGGCTACATTTGCTCGGCCGAGCGGCTGCACAACATCAAGACCAAGAAGGGCTTCACCTACGGCGGCAAGGACGATCCGGTGCTGCTGGCCTTCGCCCAGGGTGACTGGCCGGCGCCCGGCGAGATCACCTCCCCGTGGGCTGCCTGCCCGATGGTGGCCGGGGACTGCCGGGGCAGCCACTACCTGCACATCCTGCCGATGCCGATCAACTCCCAGACGTCTTTCTGGTCGGGGCCCATCATCTCGGCGGTCACGCTGTCCTGCAACATCCACACCGGCCGCATCGGCGCCATCTCCGACCAGTTCGCCCTGGGGACGCCCTGGGACGAGGTGCGGCGGCGCGCCTCCGAGCTGGCGATCCAATTCCGCCTGGCGCACGGGATCAAGCAGCCGGCCACGCTGCCCGAGGACGAGCTGGAGTACCAGGAGGGCTGGAAGGAGCGGCGGGCCCGCCTGGAGCGGCAGTTCGAAGTGAAACCGCCTCTCACGTTCGGCACCAACGGCAACGGAGCCGCGGGCGGTGAGGGGGCGGGCGCGCGTGGCGCCGTCGGCCGCCGGGGCCGTCCCCAGGAGATCGATTAG
- the miaB gene encoding tRNA (N6-isopentenyl adenosine(37)-C2)-methylthiotransferase MiaB yields the protein MAKLHLITYGCQMNEYDSERVAGLLKAHAYELTDSETEADLILVNTCAIREKAEEKVFSKLGQLRALKARRPELIVGVMGCMAQLHQGEIQRRAPGVDLVFGSPAIARVGELVERVKREGRPVLETGEAPLVKITATPEGTSRLKSYVTVMEGCEKHCTFCVVPVTRGRQRSHSPESILAEVGGLAAEGCREVTLLGQTVEMYGRDLTPPTDLAALMERVDAIEGLERIRFTTSNPFNFTTRLIHAIRDIPKVCEYVHLPLQSAANRVLERMNRGYTRQRYLELIAELREAVPEVALSTDLIVGFPGETEDDFEATLDVVERVGYDNAFVFRYSPRPGTPAATMPDQIPLEVKAQRNSRLLEVAARAAAERSRRLQDRIVEVFVDGRSRKNAHELQGRTRCNRVVNFEADGRAAVGDIVAIQITDVLPHSLRGALASLPEETVCLSR from the coding sequence ATGGCCAAGCTCCACCTGATCACGTATGGCTGTCAGATGAACGAGTACGACTCGGAGCGCGTCGCCGGGCTGCTCAAGGCACACGCCTACGAGCTGACCGACAGCGAGACGGAGGCCGACCTCATCCTCGTCAACACCTGCGCGATCCGCGAGAAGGCCGAGGAGAAGGTCTTCTCGAAGCTGGGGCAGCTCCGCGCCCTCAAAGCCCGGCGGCCCGAGCTGATCGTCGGCGTCATGGGATGCATGGCCCAGCTCCACCAGGGGGAGATCCAGCGGCGCGCGCCGGGCGTCGACCTGGTCTTCGGCTCGCCCGCCATCGCCAGGGTCGGCGAACTGGTGGAGCGGGTGAAACGGGAAGGCCGCCCCGTGCTGGAGACCGGCGAGGCTCCGCTGGTGAAGATCACGGCGACGCCCGAGGGCACCTCGCGCCTGAAGTCCTACGTCACGGTCATGGAGGGATGCGAGAAGCACTGCACCTTCTGCGTCGTGCCCGTGACCCGCGGGCGCCAGCGGAGCCACTCGCCCGAGTCCATCCTGGCCGAGGTCGGCGGACTGGCCGCCGAAGGCTGCCGGGAGGTGACGCTCCTCGGCCAGACGGTGGAGATGTACGGCCGCGACCTCACGCCGCCCACCGATCTCGCCGCGCTGATGGAGCGCGTCGACGCGATCGAAGGCCTCGAGCGCATCCGCTTCACGACCTCGAATCCCTTCAACTTCACGACCCGGCTGATCCACGCGATCCGCGACATTCCCAAGGTGTGCGAGTACGTCCACCTGCCCCTGCAGTCGGCCGCCAATCGCGTGCTCGAGCGCATGAACCGCGGGTACACCCGCCAGCGTTACCTCGAGCTGATCGCGGAGCTCCGCGAGGCGGTGCCCGAGGTGGCCCTCTCGACCGACCTCATCGTCGGCTTCCCCGGCGAGACGGAGGATGACTTCGAGGCGACCCTCGACGTGGTCGAGCGCGTCGGCTACGACAACGCCTTCGTCTTCCGCTACTCCCCCCGGCCGGGCACGCCCGCCGCGACGATGCCTGATCAGATTCCGCTCGAGGTGAAGGCCCAGCGCAACAGCCGTCTGCTGGAGGTCGCCGCGCGCGCGGCCGCCGAGCGCAGCCGCCGGCTCCAGGACCGGATCGTCGAAGTGTTCGTGGACGGCCGCTCCCGGAAGAACGCCCACGAGCTCCAGGGCCGCACGCGCTGCAACCGGGTCGTCAACTTCGAGGCGGATGGCCGCGCGGCGGTCGGCGACATCGTGGCGATTCAGATCACCGATGTGCTGCCCCACAGCCTGCGGGGGGCGCTCGCTTCGCTACCGGAGGAGACCGTATGTTTGTCGAGATGA
- a CDS encoding bifunctional nuclease family protein has product MFVEMKVRGLALDPLSNMPIIILRDEEDKRSLPIWVGIFEANAIALELEKISTPRPMTHDLIKNILETIDARVLKVVVTDLKENTFFAVLHIQVGDTEYTVDSRPSDAIALALRVAAPIYVDEEVVRKAKSLEVTTKEAEPVKADDPERIREWLGKIKPEDFEKFNKT; this is encoded by the coding sequence ATGTTTGTCGAGATGAAGGTGCGCGGGCTGGCGCTCGACCCACTGTCCAACATGCCGATCATCATTCTGCGCGATGAGGAGGACAAGCGCTCGCTCCCCATCTGGGTGGGCATCTTCGAGGCCAACGCCATCGCGCTCGAGCTCGAAAAGATCTCGACCCCCCGGCCCATGACCCACGACCTGATCAAGAACATCCTGGAGACGATCGACGCCCGCGTGCTCAAGGTCGTCGTCACCGATCTCAAGGAGAACACCTTCTTCGCGGTGCTCCACATCCAGGTCGGCGACACCGAATACACGGTCGACTCGCGGCCCTCGGACGCCATCGCGCTGGCCCTCCGGGTGGCCGCGCCCATCTACGTGGACGAAGAGGTCGTCCGCAAGGCCAAGAGCCTCGAGGTCACGACGAAGGAAGCCGAGCCCGTGAAGGCCGATGATCCGGAACGGATCCGCGAGTGGCTCGGCAAGATCAAGCCGGAGGATTTCGAGAAGTTCAACAAAACCTAG
- a CDS encoding glycosyltransferase has translation MRVALFTNNYLPFCGGVTTSVETLRRGLEVRGHDVWVFAPRFPGAAAGEPRVVRYPSIPAATYPEFSLAVPFWPGMAERIRRLDVDVFHAHHPFLLGPAARRLARRHHRPLVFTYHTRYEKYAHYVPLRRSLVEAAAVRFSTRFAARAHAVLAPSTVIRDELRARGVPTPITVVPTGIDLERFSPGDQAAARRTLGLDPRALVLLYVGRLDREKSVDRIVRAFERVAGTMARARLVLVGQGTRADHLRRLADSLALRDRVHFLGVRPHDTLPACYRAADLFLFASETETQGLVLAEAAACGVPAVAVDAPGCDEVVRDGETGLLTKADPAALAEAAIGLLLDTERRGAMGRRAREIALREFDARLQIDRTLEVYAEAGDHLGGSVR, from the coding sequence GTGCGTGTCGCGCTCTTCACCAACAACTACTTGCCGTTCTGCGGGGGCGTCACGACGTCGGTCGAGACGCTCCGCCGGGGACTCGAGGTCCGGGGCCACGACGTCTGGGTCTTCGCCCCCCGCTTTCCCGGGGCCGCCGCCGGTGAGCCGCGCGTCGTCCGGTATCCGTCGATCCCCGCCGCCACCTATCCCGAGTTCTCGCTGGCGGTCCCGTTCTGGCCGGGGATGGCCGAGCGGATCCGACGGCTCGACGTCGACGTCTTCCACGCTCACCACCCCTTCCTGCTGGGGCCCGCCGCCCGCCGGCTCGCGCGCCGGCACCACCGCCCGCTCGTCTTCACCTATCACACGCGGTACGAGAAGTACGCTCATTACGTGCCGCTCCGCCGCAGCCTCGTGGAGGCGGCCGCGGTCCGGTTCAGCACGCGGTTCGCCGCGCGCGCCCACGCCGTCCTCGCGCCGTCCACGGTCATCCGAGACGAGCTGCGCGCGCGCGGCGTGCCGACGCCGATCACGGTCGTGCCGACGGGGATCGATCTGGAGCGCTTCAGCCCGGGCGATCAGGCCGCCGCCCGGCGCACGCTGGGCCTCGACCCCCGCGCCCTCGTGCTCCTCTACGTGGGGCGCCTCGACCGCGAAAAGAGCGTCGATCGTATCGTGCGGGCGTTCGAGCGGGTCGCGGGCACCATGGCCCGCGCGCGGCTGGTGCTGGTGGGGCAGGGGACCCGGGCCGACCACCTCCGCCGGCTCGCGGATTCGCTGGCGCTGCGAGACCGCGTCCACTTCCTCGGGGTCCGGCCCCACGACACCCTCCCCGCCTGCTATCGGGCCGCCGACCTCTTCCTGTTCGCCTCCGAGACCGAGACCCAGGGGCTCGTGCTGGCCGAGGCCGCGGCCTGCGGCGTGCCCGCCGTCGCGGTCGACGCGCCGGGATGCGACGAGGTGGTGCGTGACGGCGAGACGGGCCTGCTCACGAAGGCGGACCCCGCGGCGCTGGCCGAGGCCGCCATCGGGCTGCTGCTGGACACCGAGCGGCGAGGCGCGATGGGCCGCCGGGCCCGGGAGATCGCCCTACGCGAGTTCGACGCGCGCCTGCAGATCGACCGCACGCTCGAGGTCTACGCGGAGGCCGGTGACCACCTCGGGGGGAGTGTCCGCTGA
- a CDS encoding phenylacetate--CoA ligase, which produces MIWNTAAETQPRAEREALQLARLRDTVAWAAERVPFYRERLSGASLRSLDDLARLPCTRKDELRAQYPFGLFAVPQSELARLHASSGTKGKPTVVGYTAADLDVWREVMARVMVAAGARAGDLLHVAFGYGLFTGGLGFHQGAERIGLTVVPASSGNTARQCLLLRDLRPSGIAATPSFALHIAETLAEQGSKPGETGLRYGMFGAEPWSEGLRHAIEAGLGCRACDIYGLSEIIGPGVSGECEAREGLHICDDHFLPEVVDPASGAPLPPGRQGELVLTTLTKRAMPLIRYRTGDITALTLEPCRCGRSSARMARLIGRADDMLIIKGVNVYPSEVEQALLDLEDLVPQYRLVVDRTGTLARVEVQVEPARAFLERCGNLESGGPAVAALRERVAGRLRAALGLSVDVTLLPARTLPRSEGKAVRVVERTEGKR; this is translated from the coding sequence ATGATCTGGAACACGGCGGCCGAGACGCAGCCGCGAGCCGAGCGCGAAGCGCTCCAGCTGGCCCGCCTGCGAGACACCGTAGCCTGGGCCGCCGAGCGCGTGCCGTTCTACCGGGAGCGCCTGTCGGGCGCCTCCCTACGTAGCCTCGACGACCTGGCGCGCCTGCCGTGCACGCGCAAGGACGAGCTCCGCGCCCAGTACCCCTTCGGGCTCTTCGCCGTCCCCCAGTCGGAGCTCGCGCGCCTCCACGCCTCCTCGGGCACGAAAGGCAAGCCCACGGTGGTCGGTTACACCGCGGCGGACCTCGACGTCTGGCGCGAGGTCATGGCCCGCGTGATGGTGGCCGCCGGAGCACGGGCGGGTGATCTGCTGCACGTCGCGTTCGGCTACGGCCTCTTCACGGGCGGCCTCGGATTCCACCAGGGCGCCGAGCGCATCGGCCTGACCGTGGTGCCGGCTTCCTCGGGCAACACGGCGCGCCAGTGTCTGCTGCTCCGTGACCTCCGGCCCTCCGGCATCGCCGCGACGCCCTCCTTCGCCCTCCATATCGCCGAGACGCTGGCCGAGCAGGGGAGCAAGCCGGGGGAGACCGGGCTCCGCTACGGGATGTTCGGCGCCGAGCCCTGGAGCGAGGGCCTGCGCCACGCGATCGAGGCCGGGCTCGGCTGCCGCGCCTGCGACATCTACGGCCTCTCGGAGATCATCGGCCCCGGGGTGTCGGGAGAGTGCGAGGCGCGCGAAGGGCTCCACATCTGTGACGACCACTTCCTGCCCGAGGTCGTCGATCCCGCGTCCGGGGCCCCGCTGCCGCCGGGACGTCAGGGAGAGCTCGTCCTCACGACGCTCACCAAGCGCGCCATGCCCCTGATCCGCTACCGCACCGGCGACATCACCGCGCTGACACTCGAGCCCTGCCGCTGCGGGCGGAGCTCCGCGCGAATGGCGCGACTCATCGGCCGGGCCGACGATATGCTTATCATCAAGGGAGTCAACGTCTATCCCTCGGAGGTCGAGCAGGCGTTGCTGGACCTGGAGGACTTGGTGCCGCAGTACCGGCTGGTGGTCGACCGGACCGGGACCCTGGCGCGGGTCGAGGTGCAGGTCGAGCCGGCGCGGGCGTTCCTGGAGCGGTGCGGCAATCTGGAATCCGGCGGCCCGGCGGTGGCGGCGCTGCGCGAGCGGGTGGCCGGCCGCCTGCGCGCGGCCCTCGGGCTGAGCGTGGACGTAACGCTCCTGCCGGCCCGGACGCTTCCGCGCTCGGAGGGCAAGGCGGTTCGGGTCGTCGAACGAACGGAGGGCAAGCGATGA
- a CDS encoding Phenylacetic acid catabolic protein — protein sequence MSDLEKDMMAKIGSGIRLESPDEMTPEYREHLVHLMTMQADSELAGGYGYVPWITKAPIVEEKHVVAQIVKDELRHATVLYGLLADLGVDVEHHVSAHDEIFTMRIDRDADLGTKRITSDKRVNIFYYPIETWADFIFFNFCMDRGAGHQLEDVRHCSYGPWVRAIEGIFKEEKFHIRHGEFWVKKLADDPATHDEAQATFNKWYIRTMNIFGRPGSPKNRRYRELRLKARDNDQVRQAFATEVKALGEKFGLQVPEWKPRWADLPEEAHIPG from the coding sequence ATGAGCGACCTCGAGAAGGACATGATGGCGAAGATCGGGAGCGGCATCCGGCTGGAGTCGCCCGACGAAATGACGCCGGAGTATCGCGAGCACCTCGTGCACCTCATGACGATGCAGGCGGACTCGGAGCTGGCGGGCGGCTACGGCTACGTGCCGTGGATCACCAAGGCCCCGATCGTCGAGGAAAAGCACGTCGTGGCCCAGATCGTGAAGGACGAGCTCCGCCACGCCACGGTGCTGTACGGGCTGCTGGCCGATCTGGGTGTCGACGTCGAGCACCACGTGAGCGCCCACGACGAGATCTTCACGATGCGCATCGACCGCGATGCCGACCTCGGCACTAAGCGAATCACGAGTGACAAACGCGTGAACATTTTCTATTACCCAATAGAGACATGGGCGGATTTCATATTCTTCAACTTCTGCATGGACCGCGGCGCCGGCCACCAGCTGGAGGACGTGCGCCACTGTTCCTACGGCCCCTGGGTCCGGGCCATCGAGGGCATCTTCAAGGAAGAGAAGTTCCACATCCGCCACGGCGAGTTCTGGGTGAAGAAGCTCGCGGACGACCCGGCGACGCACGACGAGGCCCAGGCTACCTTCAACAAGTGGTACATCCGGACGATGAATATCTTCGGGCGGCCGGGCTCGCCGAAGAACCGGCGCTACCGCGAGCTCCGGCTCAAGGCGCGCGACAACGACCAGGTCCGCCAGGCGTTCGCCACCGAGGTGAAGGCGCTCGGCGAGAAGTTCGGTCTGCAGGTGCCGGAGTGGAAGCCCAGGTGGGCGGACCTGCCGGAAGAAGCCCACATTCCCGGGTGA
- a CDS encoding redoxin domain-containing protein, with amino-acid sequence MTPRYGAPAPDFALPSSQGGEVTLGSFRGQADVVLAFYCYDWGGIUTPELTGLGQAADRLRERGAVLLAISGDSPFCHTAFAQARKFPFPLLSDVHRTAIRAYGVLDEDRNVAYRSTFIVDRDGILRWGQAGERQMVREGTEILRVLDLVASLRQSGSNA; translated from the coding sequence ATGACACCTCGTTACGGCGCGCCCGCTCCCGACTTCGCGCTCCCCTCCAGCCAGGGCGGGGAGGTCACCCTCGGAAGCTTCCGCGGCCAGGCCGACGTCGTGCTGGCCTTTTACTGCTACGACTGGGGCGGGATCTGAACTCCCGAGCTCACCGGCCTGGGCCAGGCCGCCGACCGCCTGCGTGAACGGGGGGCCGTCCTGCTGGCCATCAGCGGCGACAGTCCCTTCTGCCACACCGCCTTCGCCCAGGCCCGCAAGTTTCCGTTTCCGCTCCTGAGCGACGTGCACCGGACCGCGATCCGGGCCTACGGAGTGCTCGACGAGGACCGTAACGTGGCCTATCGCTCGACGTTCATCGTGGACCGCGACGGGATCCTTCGCTGGGGGCAGGCCGGCGAGCGCCAGATGGTCCGGGAGGGGACCGAGATCCTCCGGGTCCTCGACCTCGTCGCCTCGCTGCGCCAGTCGGGGTCCAACGCATAG
- a CDS encoding Rieske 2Fe-2S domain-containing protein: MGQSRVKVAAVSEVPVGEGRVVQAGGHTLALFNIEGRFYALDNTCAHRGGPLGEGDLEGRIVACPWHGWRWDVATGANANNPGLKVACFPVIVENGVVFVEIPQ, encoded by the coding sequence GTGGGACAATCACGGGTGAAAGTAGCCGCGGTCAGCGAGGTGCCCGTCGGCGAGGGCCGGGTCGTCCAGGCGGGCGGCCACACCCTGGCGTTGTTCAACATCGAAGGCCGGTTCTACGCCCTCGACAACACGTGCGCGCACCGCGGTGGCCCGCTGGGTGAGGGCGATCTGGAAGGCCGCATCGTCGCGTGCCCGTGGCACGGCTGGCGCTGGGACGTGGCCACCGGGGCCAACGCCAACAATCCCGGTCTCAAGGTCGCGTGCTTCCCGGTCATCGTGGAGAACGGCGTGGTCTTCGTCGAGATTCCGCAGTGA
- a CDS encoding MBL fold metallo-hydrolase codes for MIFHQLQNEESGCLSYLIGCGQAGEAVVVDPGRDRVDEYIRLARKKGLKITRIIETHTHADHISGNRDLAALTQAPILLHHASKAIFDHLTVRDGDEVRIGTVSLKVLHTPGHTPDSLCLLVTDRGRGSDPWFVLTGDTLFIGDVGRPDLGGEQAAADLYESLHTALWPLRDSVEVYPAHGAGSLCGRAMSSKSASTIGFERRFNPALAAPNKDEFVQLVMSGLPAKPPSFETIVGKNQGTIPLASAKPRPYTAREAWEAVQHGACVVDLREPSTYGEGHVPGAINVWIESPQFADRVSWFVPAGAPLILVASGPSDLDRALGGLTRVGVDQVAGFLQRGMIEWRSDELPVETVPQMTVYDLAEWLEERRDVVVVDVREPFEWREGHIDGALHLPMLEAARRLDEVPPDRPKAVLCAGGLRSSTVISALKRRGIGNWYNVAGGMTAWLKAGHPVRR; via the coding sequence ATGATCTTCCACCAGCTGCAGAACGAGGAGTCGGGGTGCCTGTCGTATCTGATCGGCTGCGGCCAGGCGGGCGAGGCGGTCGTGGTGGATCCCGGGCGTGATCGGGTGGACGAGTACATCCGGCTGGCGCGGAAGAAGGGGCTGAAGATCACCCGGATCATCGAGACCCACACCCACGCCGATCACATCTCGGGCAACCGCGACCTGGCCGCGCTCACCCAGGCGCCCATCCTCCTCCATCACGCCAGCAAGGCCATCTTCGACCACCTCACGGTGAGGGACGGCGACGAGGTCCGGATCGGCACCGTCTCGCTCAAGGTCCTGCACACGCCCGGGCACACGCCCGACAGCCTGTGCCTGCTGGTGACCGACCGCGGCCGGGGCAGCGACCCCTGGTTCGTCCTCACCGGCGACACGCTCTTCATCGGCGACGTCGGGCGCCCCGACCTGGGTGGCGAGCAGGCGGCGGCCGACCTCTACGAGAGCCTGCACACGGCGCTCTGGCCCCTCCGCGACAGCGTCGAGGTGTATCCGGCGCACGGCGCGGGCTCGCTCTGCGGACGCGCGATGTCCTCCAAGTCGGCCTCGACCATCGGCTTCGAGCGGCGCTTCAACCCGGCGCTGGCGGCCCCGAACAAGGACGAGTTCGTGCAGCTCGTGATGAGCGGCCTGCCGGCGAAGCCGCCCTCCTTCGAGACCATCGTCGGCAAGAATCAGGGGACCATCCCGCTGGCCAGCGCGAAGCCCCGCCCCTACACCGCGCGCGAGGCGTGGGAGGCGGTGCAGCACGGCGCCTGCGTCGTCGACCTGCGCGAGCCCTCCACGTACGGCGAGGGCCACGTGCCTGGGGCGATCAACGTCTGGATCGAGAGCCCGCAGTTCGCCGACCGCGTGAGCTGGTTCGTGCCGGCGGGGGCGCCGCTGATCCTCGTGGCCTCGGGCCCCTCCGACCTCGACCGCGCGCTCGGCGGACTGACGCGGGTGGGCGTCGACCAGGTCGCGGGGTTCCTCCAGCGCGGCATGATCGAGTGGCGCAGCGACGAGCTCCCGGTGGAAACCGTCCCCCAGATGACGGTGTACGACCTGGCCGAGTGGCTGGAGGAACGGCGCGATGTCGTGGTCGTCGACGTGCGGGAGCCGTTCGAATGGCGCGAGGGCCACATCGACGGCGCTCTGCACTTGCCCATGCTGGAGGCCGCCCGCCGGCTGGACGAGGTCCCGCCCGACCGTCCCAAAGCCGTCCTCTGCGCGGGGGGCTTGCGCTCCAGCACGGTGATCAGCGCGCTGAAGCGTCGGGGAATCGGGAACTGGTATAACGTCGCGGGCGGGATGACGGCGTGGCTGAAGGCGGGCCATCCGGTCAGGCGTTAG